In Streptomyces sp. NBC_00414, a single window of DNA contains:
- the frc gene encoding formyl-CoA transferase, whose translation MEPLTTTTATIPTAATPASAKALEGVRVLDMTHVQSGPSATQLLAWLGADVVKLEAPTGDITRKQLRDLPDVDSLYFTMLNCNKRSITLNTKTERGKEILTELIRRSDVMVENFGPGAVDRMGFTWDRIQEINPRIVYASIKGFGDGPYTKFKAYEVVAQAMGGSMSTTGFEDGPPLATGAQIGDSGTGIHAVAAILAALFQRENTGRGQRVNVAMQHAVLNLCRVKLRDQQRLGHGPLAEYPNDDFGDEVPRSGNASGGGQPGWAVKCAPGGPNDYVYVIVQPVGWKPLSELIGRPELADDPEWATPEARLPQLTKMFQLIEEWSATLPKWQVLEQLNAHNIPCGPILSTKEIIEDESLVANEMVVTVPHPERGDFVTVGSPLKLSDSPVDVTSSPLLGEHNEEVYVGELGLGDEELRLLKSNGVI comes from the coding sequence TGACGCACGTCCAGTCCGGTCCCTCCGCCACCCAGCTGCTCGCCTGGCTCGGCGCGGACGTCGTCAAACTGGAGGCGCCGACCGGGGACATCACGCGCAAGCAGCTGCGCGACCTCCCGGACGTCGACTCCCTCTACTTCACGATGCTCAACTGCAACAAGCGGAGCATCACCCTCAACACCAAGACCGAGCGCGGCAAGGAGATCCTCACCGAGCTGATCCGGCGCTCCGACGTCATGGTCGAGAACTTCGGACCGGGCGCGGTCGACCGCATGGGCTTCACCTGGGACCGCATCCAGGAGATCAATCCGCGGATCGTCTATGCCTCCATCAAGGGGTTCGGGGACGGCCCGTACACCAAGTTCAAGGCGTACGAGGTCGTCGCTCAGGCCATGGGCGGGTCGATGTCGACCACCGGCTTCGAGGACGGGCCGCCGCTGGCGACGGGAGCCCAGATCGGTGACTCGGGCACGGGCATCCACGCGGTGGCGGCGATCCTCGCCGCTCTGTTCCAGCGGGAGAACACGGGGCGCGGGCAGCGCGTGAACGTGGCGATGCAGCACGCGGTGCTGAATCTGTGCCGGGTGAAACTGCGGGACCAGCAGCGCCTCGGGCATGGGCCGCTGGCTGAATATCCCAACGACGACTTCGGCGACGAAGTTCCCAGGTCCGGAAACGCGTCCGGCGGAGGCCAGCCCGGCTGGGCCGTCAAGTGCGCGCCGGGCGGCCCCAACGACTACGTGTACGTCATCGTGCAGCCCGTCGGCTGGAAGCCGCTCTCCGAGCTGATCGGCCGGCCGGAGCTGGCGGACGACCCCGAGTGGGCGACCCCGGAGGCACGCCTGCCCCAGCTCACCAAGATGTTCCAGCTGATCGAGGAGTGGTCGGCCACGCTCCCCAAGTGGCAGGTGCTGGAGCAGCTCAACGCCCACAACATCCCGTGCGGCCCGATCCTCTCCACCAAGGAGATCATCGAGGACGAGTCGCTGGTCGCCAACGAGATGGTCGTGACGGTGCCGCACCCCGAGCGGGGCGACTTCGTGACCGTGGGCAGCCCGCTGAAGCTCTCCGACTCCCCCGTGGACGTGACCAGTTCGCCGCTGCTCGGCGAGCACAACGAAGAGGTGTACGTCGGCGAGCTCGGGCTCGGTGACGAGGAGCTGCGCCTGCTCAAGTCGAACGGAGTGATCTGA